Proteins encoded within one genomic window of Spiroplasma sabaudiense Ar-1343:
- a CDS encoding Cof-type HAD-IIB family hydrolase — protein MRKDLIIFSDLDGTALGDNHLFSTETKNTVSKLYENGIYFCPITARSPVDILNQGKILKLDQYGGIIAGANGAKIYDFKTKKWIFESYIDRNTIETIFKETFGKIGKIKVHYFADDTVYVYGMGENSKYWSDLMKMDYNIIETVVEITKPITHLTIVLEKDSTDENAEQFFQNYINKLPNVDIKKYTKRVFEVINKGVNKGLAVRKICEYLGFDKKTSKSYAFGDSFNDFEMFEKVNVGVAMENAITQLIELADDRTKNNNENGVSQYIENVILKDCK, from the coding sequence ATGAGAAAAGATCTTATTATTTTTAGTGACCTAGATGGCACAGCATTGGGGGATAATCATTTATTTTCAACCGAAACTAAAAATACTGTATCTAAACTATATGAAAATGGCATATATTTTTGTCCTATTACAGCAAGATCACCAGTTGATATCCTAAATCAGGGTAAGATTTTAAAACTAGATCAATATGGAGGTATAATTGCAGGAGCAAACGGCGCTAAAATATATGATTTTAAAACAAAAAAATGAATTTTTGAAAGCTATATTGATCGAAACACTATTGAGACCATTTTTAAAGAAACTTTTGGTAAAATTGGCAAAATTAAGGTCCATTATTTTGCTGATGACACTGTTTATGTATACGGAATGGGAGAAAATTCAAAATACTGAAGTGATTTAATGAAAATGGATTATAATATAATAGAAACAGTTGTTGAGATTACTAAACCCATTACTCATTTGACAATAGTCTTGGAAAAAGACTCAACAGATGAAAATGCCGAACAATTTTTTCAAAATTATATAAACAAATTACCCAATGTTGACATTAAAAAATATACAAAGCGCGTGTTTGAGGTAATTAATAAAGGCGTTAATAAAGGGCTAGCAGTAAGAAAAATTTGTGAATACTTAGGCTTTGATAAAAAGACTTCGAAATCTTATGCTTTTGGAGATAGTTTTAATGACTTTGAAATGTTTGAAAAGGTAAATGTTGGAGTTGCGATGGAAAATGCCATTACTCAATTAATTGAATTGGCAGATGATAGAACAAAAAACAACAACGAAAATGGAGTTTCACAATATATAGAAAATGTAATTTTAAAAGATTGCAAATAA
- a CDS encoding lipoprotein: MKKLLIVLSSLVITAPTAATVVSCNWSTGNKIVPEGKIEIGSEWTGKNEIDSKNGSKRSKTNKTSEVLTTNQGAKKGSSARSASSTLLKSTIGNENLIGNNLNKSNNPVFKPYADIGIVEDSVEYALKWHSKSGASYEEAKKILEAEGQDVVNYNNLAQISNDKSLIDSANGDGIVLGFMQNASDKGELSPMWDAAPKDFNNNQSEKWFQERFDGWKKEGLNTKNMTISFGPFANSLWHTAYQNNLTEEEFADQLTLISEAYGTRSFDFYFAAPYLTTQGSYKESQKLLAGALKILLERAEAAGETTNQWDFRLSLVSSTKDGVATSPAFLQSGLEQHVGDEFSPLYVFTKYLGMNFKLNLVTGYLTTDSQDPNGDWEVEQMKSAIETTQKNWLKTHEILNGNSNGLTSADVYKRMIVTPWNGRRAENATYNFTPKDAAELRKFAIEKGVGELSMFYITRDHPSYFDSNNLPGNGLADLNKIDQNIRSGAGYEEFAYAKALNGKLADASSLKEAASKTEVAKLKGYLDVDKINGNTKLQGLESDGGWDGAGVGGETTLPGGGGDTGPTAPVDPGVVPNNKSLYRDRLDANPVRAKNNNWITQKTKNSSAYFSPYLDAGLWEGNNIDEIYNGSNGQSGVKGFDHLTLAFAQQVNKHNDSLEISFAGLEKNNEGYTYWEQNQLKAKVLDPIVKKGHFKNIKVAYGGATTGGMTEKNPWNVAYKLANGDFNKATEILTKGLTDFQKEIADLVGQPMTRAIDFDIEGHAQENINELRVLAKTLAKMKKLDKRWDFSLTLPVLPTGLTPVGYKVLDIFVEEYNKAGLSWTDIPVTNLMLMDYGNPMYLQAIAQGKTNFDLAKDALLSTKNNIATSIFNNYGETISIDKVYKLLAATPMIGVNDTVEGVFTLEDAKELYNWANNVGLAYVSMWSMNDDRGRQNNINAVNKSLVTHGLAYLEQYDFARAFSGDWIDRVIKPRDKWSNN, from the coding sequence ATGAAAAAATTACTCATAGTTTTATCAAGTTTAGTAATTACAGCGCCAACAGCCGCAACGGTTGTTTCATGTAATTGGTCAACTGGTAATAAAATTGTTCCGGAAGGAAAAATTGAGATTGGATCGGAATGAACTGGTAAGAATGAAATAGATTCTAAAAACGGTTCAAAACGTTCAAAAACAAATAAAACATCAGAAGTATTAACAACCAACCAAGGTGCTAAGAAAGGGTCATCAGCTCGTAGCGCCTCATCAACATTATTAAAAAGTACTATTGGAAACGAAAATTTAATTGGAAACAATTTAAATAAATCTAACAATCCAGTATTTAAGCCATATGCTGATATTGGAATTGTTGAAGATAGTGTCGAGTATGCTCTAAAATGACATAGTAAGTCAGGAGCAAGTTATGAAGAAGCTAAAAAAATTCTTGAAGCCGAAGGCCAAGATGTTGTAAACTACAACAATTTAGCTCAAATTTCAAATGACAAATCACTTATTGATTCTGCTAATGGAGATGGAATTGTTTTAGGATTTATGCAAAATGCCTCAGATAAAGGTGAATTATCACCAATGTGAGATGCAGCACCAAAAGACTTTAACAATAATCAATCAGAAAAATGATTCCAAGAGCGTTTTGATGGATGAAAAAAAGAAGGTCTAAATACAAAAAATATGACTATTTCTTTTGGTCCATTTGCTAACTCATTGTGACATACAGCTTACCAAAATAACTTAACCGAAGAAGAATTTGCAGATCAATTAACATTGATTTCAGAGGCTTATGGAACTCGTTCATTCGACTTTTATTTTGCAGCACCGTATTTAACAACTCAAGGAAGTTATAAAGAATCACAAAAACTACTTGCAGGAGCTTTAAAAATCTTGCTAGAACGTGCTGAAGCAGCTGGGGAAACTACAAATCAATGAGATTTCCGTCTATCACTTGTTTCATCAACAAAAGATGGAGTTGCAACTTCACCAGCTTTCTTACAAAGTGGTTTAGAACAACACGTTGGGGATGAATTCTCACCATTATATGTATTTACAAAATACTTGGGAATGAACTTCAAATTAAACTTAGTAACAGGATATTTAACAACTGATTCTCAAGATCCAAATGGTGATTGAGAAGTTGAACAAATGAAATCAGCTATTGAAACAACTCAAAAAAATTGATTGAAAACTCATGAAATTTTAAACGGAAATTCAAATGGCTTGACTTCAGCTGACGTTTATAAACGTATGATCGTAACACCATGAAATGGTCGTCGTGCAGAAAACGCAACTTATAACTTTACACCAAAAGATGCTGCAGAATTACGTAAATTCGCAATTGAAAAAGGTGTTGGAGAATTATCAATGTTTTATATCACTCGTGATCACCCATCATACTTTGATTCAAATAACCTACCAGGAAATGGATTGGCAGATTTAAATAAAATCGATCAAAACATTCGTTCTGGAGCAGGTTATGAAGAATTTGCTTATGCAAAAGCTTTAAATGGTAAACTAGCAGACGCTAGCTCATTAAAAGAAGCAGCAAGCAAAACTGAAGTAGCTAAATTAAAAGGTTACTTAGATGTTGATAAAATCAACGGTAACACAAAACTTCAAGGTCTAGAATCTGATGGTGGATGAGATGGAGCTGGAGTTGGAGGAGAAACTACTTTACCTGGTGGTGGAGGAGATACAGGTCCAACCGCACCAGTTGATCCAGGAGTAGTTCCAAACAATAAAAGTTTATATCGTGATCGCTTAGATGCAAACCCAGTTCGTGCTAAAAACAACAACTGAATCACACAAAAAACAAAAAATTCAAGTGCTTACTTTTCACCATATTTAGACGCAGGTTTATGAGAAGGAAACAACATTGATGAAATTTACAATGGTTCAAATGGACAATCAGGAGTTAAAGGTTTTGACCACTTAACTCTAGCATTTGCACAACAAGTAAACAAACACAATGATAGTTTAGAAATTTCATTTGCTGGTCTTGAAAAAAATAACGAAGGTTATACATATTGAGAACAAAATCAATTAAAAGCCAAAGTTTTAGATCCAATCGTTAAAAAAGGTCACTTTAAAAATATTAAAGTTGCCTACGGGGGAGCTACAACTGGGGGAATGACTGAAAAAAATCCTTGAAATGTTGCTTACAAACTAGCAAATGGTGACTTCAACAAAGCCACAGAAATCTTAACTAAAGGTTTAACAGATTTCCAAAAAGAAATCGCAGACTTAGTTGGACAACCAATGACTAGAGCAATTGACTTTGATATTGAAGGTCATGCACAAGAAAATATTAATGAATTACGTGTTTTAGCAAAAACTTTAGCAAAAATGAAAAAATTAGACAAAAGATGAGACTTCTCACTTACTCTACCAGTTTTACCAACAGGATTAACTCCAGTTGGATATAAAGTATTAGACATTTTTGTAGAAGAATACAACAAAGCAGGTCTTTCATGAACTGATATTCCAGTAACAAACCTAATGTTAATGGATTATGGTAACCCAATGTACTTACAAGCAATTGCGCAAGGAAAAACAAACTTTGACCTAGCAAAAGATGCTTTATTATCAACTAAAAACAACATAGCAACTTCAATTTTCAATAATTATGGTGAAACCATTTCAATTGATAAAGTTTATAAATTATTAGCAGCAACACCAATGATTGGTGTAAATGATACTGTTGAAGGAGTATTTACTTTAGAAGATGCTAAAGAACTTTATAACTGAGCAAACAATGTTGGTTTAGCTTACGTTTCAATGTGATCAATGAATGATGACCGTGGACGTCAAAACAACATCAATGCTGTTAACAAAAGTCTTGTAACACACGGATTAGCTTATTTAGAACAATACGACTTTGCTCGTGCCTTTTCAGGAGACTGAATTGATCGTGTAATTAAACCTCGTGATAAATGATCAAATAATTAA
- a CDS encoding DUF1700 domain-containing protein: MTKNNPEQNEKAKKDKAKIKKEQWLKKLEKSLLLLEKSDRDDIINSYSEKINIELAEGSQINDILESLEPVSTISENVYQEFNIDTNSVKNDEKSTAEKIWKNTWVTFLNIFTMILGVFLPMMLALTFLLAIIGILVAFIPFIVFAFINYDFIKVLPLVMTGVGGIPLLAIVLWFMTVGCYRLGIISTNGLFASYDSQRRVSRIAIPFKRRAKIALLISAALLTGVGGGGAIWTFSGENSIGGAMIADKYFYQTSTALDLSDQQITSDHHLSYSNFQIEGLPSNNGLNKDISDNRLVGNEPIQNIVVNFSHSWRESNIGNLAIELLEFNMGKPVFKISLDYYNWTLAIVSLGSPLLEIKIN; the protein is encoded by the coding sequence ATGACTAAAAATAATCCAGAACAAAACGAAAAAGCCAAAAAAGATAAGGCTAAAATTAAAAAAGAACAATGGTTGAAAAAATTAGAAAAATCGCTATTACTATTAGAAAAGAGCGATCGTGACGATATCATCAATTCTTATTCAGAAAAAATTAACATTGAGTTAGCTGAGGGTAGTCAAATTAATGATATCCTAGAATCTCTAGAACCTGTAAGCACTATTAGTGAAAACGTCTACCAAGAATTTAATATTGATACTAATTCCGTTAAAAATGATGAAAAATCTACTGCAGAAAAAATTTGAAAAAACACATGAGTAACTTTTTTAAATATCTTTACCATGATCTTGGGAGTATTCTTGCCAATGATGCTGGCACTAACCTTCTTATTAGCTATCATAGGTATCTTAGTTGCATTTATTCCATTTATTGTCTTTGCATTTATAAATTATGATTTTATTAAGGTGCTACCTTTGGTAATGACTGGAGTTGGTGGAATTCCGCTATTAGCAATTGTTTTATGGTTTATGACAGTCGGGTGCTATCGATTAGGAATCATATCAACCAATGGTTTATTTGCGTCATATGATTCTCAAAGACGAGTTTCAAGGATAGCAATTCCATTTAAAAGAAGAGCTAAAATTGCTTTACTAATAAGTGCCGCTCTATTAACGGGAGTTGGTGGTGGTGGTGCTATTTGGACATTTTCGGGAGAAAATTCAATCGGGGGAGCAATGATCGCTGATAAATATTTTTATCAAACTTCCACTGCTTTAGACCTAAGTGATCAACAAATTACTTCAGACCATCATTTAAGTTATTCAAACTTTCAAATTGAAGGTTTACCATCTAATAATGGTTTGAATAAAGATATTTCTGACAATCGTTTAGTTGGAAATGAACCGATTCAAAATATCGTTGTAAATTTTAGCCATTCGTGAAGAGAAAGTAACATTGGCAATCTAGCAATTGAGTTATTAGAATTTAACATGGGAAAACCCGTATTTAAAATCAGTCTTGACTATTATAACTGGACGTTGGCGATAGTTTCACTTGGAAGTCCGTTACTGGAAATAAAGATAAATTAA
- a CDS encoding methylated-DNA--[protein]-cysteine S-methyltransferase, whose product MSNLRTLNWCKLDIEDKNFIIGFCQEKIAFLSFGESALADLLSFSKKYKVVLNEKNDLIYLSTKILESYFKNELKLAIEDFYFFGTDFQLNVWKTAFDIPWGKTTTYWEISKKINNPNAVRAVGSALGKNNILLLIPCHRVISKNGSINFRLGANIKTGLINQEKNKINHS is encoded by the coding sequence ATGTCAAATTTAAGAACTTTAAATTGATGTAAACTGGATATTGAAGACAAAAATTTTATAATTGGATTTTGTCAAGAAAAAATTGCTTTTTTGAGTTTTGGAGAATCAGCACTCGCGGATTTACTTAGTTTTTCTAAAAAATACAAAGTTGTCTTAAACGAAAAAAATGACTTAATTTATTTGAGTACGAAGATATTGGAATCATATTTTAAAAATGAATTGAAACTTGCAATTGAAGATTTCTATTTTTTTGGAACAGACTTTCAATTAAATGTGTGAAAAACAGCCTTCGATATCCCTTGAGGTAAAACAACTACATATTGGGAGATTAGCAAAAAAATTAATAACCCTAATGCTGTTAGAGCCGTTGGTAGCGCACTTGGAAAAAATAACATTTTGTTGCTTATTCCTTGCCATCGAGTTATTTCAAAAAATGGTTCAATAAATTTTCGTCTAGGAGCAAATATAAAAACTGGCTTAATAAATCAGGAGAAAAATAAAATTAACCATAGTTAA
- a CDS encoding dual specificity protein phosphatase family protein, with protein MKKIVDNLYLGDRHSAPETSKLIISCAEEIFNEQNSGETSHFQKDEIHHYFNFEDYPKEEGISKSTLSEVISLMERNIPNQEVYVHCIWGVNRSASIVFMYLVKNKKIPATSFKAAQKAFQKIYPKFSPNPGWQLFLINNFPYNNLV; from the coding sequence ATGAAAAAAATAGTTGATAATTTATATTTAGGTGACCGCCATTCCGCCCCGGAAACAAGCAAATTAATCATTTCTTGTGCTGAGGAGATTTTTAATGAGCAAAATAGCGGTGAGACAAGTCACTTTCAAAAAGACGAAATTCATCATTATTTTAATTTTGAGGATTATCCAAAAGAAGAGGGGATTTCAAAAAGCACTCTAAGTGAAGTTATCTCTTTAATGGAGCGAAATATTCCTAACCAAGAAGTTTATGTTCATTGTATTTGGGGAGTCAATCGAAGCGCTTCGATTGTTTTCATGTACCTGGTTAAAAACAAGAAAATTCCAGCAACAAGTTTTAAGGCAGCTCAAAAAGCTTTTCAAAAAATTTATCCAAAGTTTTCTCCCAATCCAGGATGACAATTGTTTTTAATTAATAATTTTCCCTATAATAATTTGGTTTAA
- the trxA gene encoding thioredoxin, whose protein sequence is MSKIQITSVDNFNDVIKTDKVLVDFYADWCGPCKMIAPILEEISNEQSHTKIAKLNVDDIPEVAQSFQVMSIPTLILFENGKVKERLTGFFPKEKILDLIK, encoded by the coding sequence ATGTCAAAAATACAAATAACATCAGTTGATAATTTTAATGATGTAATAAAAACAGATAAGGTACTAGTTGATTTTTATGCAGATTGATGTGGTCCATGTAAAATGATTGCACCAATTTTAGAGGAAATTTCAAACGAACAATCACATACAAAAATCGCAAAATTAAACGTTGATGATATTCCTGAAGTTGCTCAAAGCTTTCAAGTTATGTCAATTCCTACGCTAATATTATTTGAAAATGGTAAAGTAAAAGAAAGGTTAACTGGATTTTTTCCCAAAGAAAAAATCTTAGATTTAATTAAGTAG
- a CDS encoding PadR family transcriptional regulator, translated as MDTQLKKGILELIILKHLRDKDCYAYELNKIINKVIEINESTSYAILKKMINKGYCDFYMLDSDGNYPARKYYKITDLGREELTKNIKAWEEFQSNINDLLK; from the coding sequence ATGGATACACAATTAAAAAAAGGAATCTTAGAATTAATAATATTGAAACATTTGCGCGATAAAGACTGTTACGCATATGAGTTAAATAAAATTATAAACAAGGTAATAGAAATTAATGAATCAACCTCCTATGCTATTTTAAAAAAAATGATTAATAAGGGGTACTGCGATTTTTATATGCTTGATTCTGATGGCAATTACCCCGCTAGAAAATATTATAAAATAACCGATCTAGGGCGTGAGGAATTAACAAAGAACATTAAAGCTTGAGAGGAATTTCAGTCAAATATTAATGACTTGTTAAAATAA
- a CDS encoding Pr6Pr family membrane protein, whose product MNYKAFKISYKLIFGINGFCILLWAYISGMLNLDYITNTYNGNYQLYTEEFITTYTFLSNILVITWLIYSGIFHKNENKNRFQSQGYALAISTYISVTFIVYNFVLIPVEGWPSSASDQATTIIDHMVNPIVMVVYFVFFMENKTHVSLKEIMKNKFIYIWMGTLAYCIFAMVRGELRFASGEYFKDLLYPYFFLNIHAHLGVVWFVMAFIGISGMLLGFSVLYTFASNRMIKKPYYQKMASEGLNIAEKSE is encoded by the coding sequence ATGAATTACAAAGCATTTAAAATAAGTTACAAACTTATTTTCGGAATAAACGGCTTTTGTATCTTATTGTGAGCTTATATATCAGGTATGCTAAACCTGGATTATATAACCAATACTTACAATGGAAACTACCAATTGTATACTGAAGAATTTATTACAACGTATACATTTTTATCAAATATTTTAGTTATTACTTGACTAATTTATTCAGGTATTTTTCATAAAAATGAGAACAAAAATCGTTTTCAATCACAGGGATATGCCTTAGCGATTTCAACTTATATTTCAGTAACTTTTATCGTTTATAATTTTGTTTTGATTCCAGTTGAAGGTTGACCAAGCTCAGCCAGCGATCAAGCAACAACAATTATAGACCATATGGTTAACCCAATTGTCATGGTTGTTTATTTTGTATTTTTTATGGAAAATAAAACTCATGTTAGCCTAAAAGAGATTATGAAAAATAAATTTATTTATATTTGAATGGGAACTTTAGCATATTGTATTTTTGCAATGGTTAGAGGTGAATTACGTTTTGCATCAGGAGAGTATTTTAAAGACTTATTATACCCATACTTTTTCTTAAATATTCACGCTCACTTGGGAGTTGTATGATTTGTTATGGCATTTATCGGAATATCTGGAATGCTACTGGGATTTTCTGTCTTGTATACTTTTGCAAGCAACAGAATGATCAAGAAGCCATATTATCAAAAAATGGCCTCAGAAGGACTAAATATAGCAGAAAAAAGCGAGTAA
- a CDS encoding Cof-type HAD-IIB family hydrolase: MIKMIVVDIDGTLALKKSKVSKENIAAIQKAKDQGISVVIATGRNITKIRKVAEQINSHNDKSPIISLNGGMIHYWDENNDLNITYKKGFEKSQSDIVFEAAKQNKILLFSYCEDDRYAYVNKKRGLFVWVLRRISKRKALLFDKTDKPMTIMKFICYGKSENMKSFRQEMEKHKFETFSWSYIAKGTTNLEVNPPGVDKSTALKMVADKMKIKPEEIIYFGDGENDLRALQWSGTGVAMGNAPDAIKESANEVTLHHKKHGVAVKINEILK, encoded by the coding sequence ATGATAAAAATGATAGTTGTTGATATTGACGGAACCTTGGCACTAAAGAAAAGTAAAGTTTCTAAAGAAAATATCGCGGCCATCCAAAAGGCTAAAGATCAGGGAATTTCTGTTGTTATCGCCACAGGTAGAAACATAACAAAAATTAGAAAAGTTGCTGAGCAAATTAATTCACACAATGATAAAAGTCCGATTATTTCTTTAAATGGGGGAATGATTCACTATTGGGACGAAAACAATGACTTAAACATCACATATAAAAAAGGATTTGAAAAGTCACAAAGTGATATAGTTTTTGAAGCGGCAAAACAAAACAAAATACTTTTATTTTCTTATTGTGAAGATGACAGATATGCTTATGTTAACAAAAAGCGTGGTCTTTTTGTATGAGTGCTACGAAGAATAAGTAAAAGAAAAGCACTCCTTTTTGATAAAACTGATAAACCAATGACAATAATGAAGTTTATTTGCTATGGTAAAAGCGAGAACATGAAAAGCTTTCGTCAGGAAATGGAAAAGCATAAATTTGAAACTTTTTCTTGAAGTTATATTGCTAAAGGAACTACAAATCTTGAAGTGAACCCTCCTGGTGTTGACAAGTCAACTGCTTTAAAAATGGTAGCAGATAAAATGAAAATCAAGCCAGAGGAAATCATTTATTTTGGAGATGGTGAAAACGACTTAAGAGCTTTGCAGTGATCTGGAACTGGAGTAGCGATGGGAAATGCACCAGATGCCATCAAAGAGAGTGCAAACGAAGTTACCTTGCATCACAAAAAACATGGCGTGGCTGTTAAAATAAACGAAATATTAAAATAG